One Hyphomicrobium sp. CS1GBMeth3 DNA segment encodes these proteins:
- a CDS encoding spore coat protein U domain-containing protein: MSRRGLRTLPAVTIAFLALTSGGAWAQTCNGGITNIDFGNIDVTANTSFPATGTYSITCTAIASAVRTCPNINAGTGGGSATGDPRYMTNGANQLQYNLFTDPSHTTVWGSRLWALTAPATDITLVILGQGSASRTIYAQIPAGQQTLPPGTYTSSFAGSETAITYAGYLLSLPLLAPSCATLASPSLTMPFTVSVTIDPHCGVTATMLDFGATGVLQTAVDATNTLFVTCSATTPYSISLNGGLTGAVDPTQRKMSKGGETVTYGLYRNTVRTLPWGETIGSNTAAGVGTGLAQSFTVYGRVPAQQTPSPGTYTDTVVVTVTY, encoded by the coding sequence ATGAGCCGCCGTGGATTGAGGACGCTTCCGGCCGTCACGATCGCGTTTCTTGCCCTCACCTCCGGTGGGGCTTGGGCTCAGACCTGCAACGGGGGCATCACCAACATCGATTTCGGGAATATCGATGTGACGGCGAACACGTCGTTCCCGGCAACAGGGACCTATTCCATTACATGCACGGCAATCGCCTCCGCCGTCAGAACCTGTCCGAACATCAATGCCGGCACGGGCGGAGGAAGCGCAACCGGAGATCCGCGCTACATGACAAACGGAGCCAACCAGCTCCAGTACAACCTGTTCACAGACCCAAGCCACACCACGGTCTGGGGCTCTCGACTGTGGGCGCTCACCGCGCCGGCCACCGACATCACGCTGGTCATCCTCGGCCAAGGCAGTGCGTCGCGCACCATCTACGCGCAAATCCCAGCCGGTCAGCAGACGCTGCCGCCGGGCACCTACACCTCTAGCTTCGCGGGATCCGAGACGGCGATCACCTACGCCGGCTATCTACTGTCGCTGCCGCTTCTTGCGCCAAGCTGTGCCACGCTCGCCAGCCCGAGCCTCACCATGCCGTTCACGGTCAGTGTCACGATCGATCCCCATTGTGGCGTGACCGCTACGATGCTTGATTTCGGCGCCACCGGCGTCCTGCAAACGGCGGTTGACGCAACCAACACACTTTTCGTGACTTGCTCCGCAACCACACCCTATTCGATTTCACTGAACGGAGGGCTCACGGGCGCCGTTGATCCGACACAGCGCAAAATGTCGAAGGGTGGCGAGACCGTAACATACGGACTCTATCGCAACACCGTACGGACGTTGCCATGGGGAGAAACGATCGGATCGAATACCGCCGCGGGTGTCGGAACGGGGCTCGCTCAGAGCTTTACCGTCTACGGGCGCGTGCCCGCTCAGCAGACGCCGAGCCCCGGCACCTACACCGACACCGTCGTCGTGACCGTCACGTACTGA
- a CDS encoding fimbria/pilus outer membrane usher protein, producing the protein MPLQLEVFVNGEPKNLIGAFVRLDDGRIAVRASELRELGISAAAEVGPDDLVVLDEMNTLTYAFASDTQTIDFSIVPEGLLLNRIDASNGRGYAPAQTGRGAALNYSLFTSASSNLDSQVIAYNGVSGAFEGRVFGDYGTVWSSAIARDMQELGNGFVRLETAWDYDDSERLLAYRLGDTISGALPWTRPVRMAGLQIQRDFSLRPDIITMPLPSVSGSAVVPSTVDVYVNNAQVYSSDVPAGPFEIANIPVVSAGGQAQVVVRDAAGRESMTTAPIYASSLLLKPGLYEFSAEVGTARHQFGIESNAYSDIPMGAATVRYGWTDTLTLEAHAEVTPSLLNVGLGHVVQLTPWLRASGAASFSTYESELGSQIFAALEFESVAFTGRVSTQRTFGTYTDLGWVTAAAESEEFRPDDVILDLTSIRPPEVLDQVSLGFPLGFSRSQISLNATHLERAGDEPQYIVAAAFSCALINNTTLLATAFKDLASSDHAGAYIGISMPLGQNGSLTSSVSHDRGGMGYGVEYSKPRGLEPGSFGWQARVIEGASPQHLAAGAYRGTYADVQGRVLHYGESVTGTAEVDGAIVASGGGIFMTHRIDDAFAVVDVGAPNVDVFHENRRVATTDSSGRALVTGLRSYETTKISIDPLNLPVDAQLPEAEIKVTPADRNGIAVDFNVEGSARAALVVLRTPDGKFLSAGSAGRLEGKGDEFVVGYDGQAFVSNLSDTNTVVIESGSGTCRATFAYVEETGKQVRIDPVICQ; encoded by the coding sequence ATGCCGCTGCAGCTCGAGGTCTTTGTGAACGGCGAGCCCAAGAACCTGATCGGCGCCTTCGTCAGGCTTGACGACGGGCGCATCGCCGTGCGCGCAAGCGAGCTTCGAGAGCTCGGGATCTCGGCCGCAGCAGAGGTCGGACCGGACGACCTGGTCGTCTTGGACGAAATGAATACGCTGACCTACGCCTTCGCGTCCGATACACAGACGATCGACTTTTCCATCGTGCCGGAAGGGCTGCTGCTCAACCGCATCGACGCGAGCAATGGCCGCGGTTACGCGCCGGCGCAGACGGGCCGCGGAGCGGCGTTGAACTACAGCCTGTTCACCTCTGCGTCGAGCAACCTGGACAGCCAGGTCATCGCGTACAACGGCGTATCAGGTGCGTTCGAAGGGCGCGTCTTTGGCGATTACGGCACTGTTTGGAGCTCCGCCATCGCGCGCGATATGCAAGAGCTCGGCAACGGCTTCGTGCGCCTGGAGACGGCGTGGGACTACGACGACTCGGAGAGACTGCTCGCCTACCGCCTGGGGGACACGATATCCGGCGCTTTGCCTTGGACGCGCCCCGTCCGTATGGCCGGGCTGCAGATCCAGCGCGACTTCAGCTTGCGCCCTGACATCATCACCATGCCACTCCCGTCTGTTTCCGGCAGCGCCGTCGTTCCGTCCACTGTCGACGTTTATGTGAACAACGCCCAGGTCTACAGCAGTGACGTTCCGGCCGGCCCCTTCGAGATCGCCAACATCCCGGTCGTGTCCGCGGGCGGGCAGGCGCAGGTCGTCGTGCGCGACGCAGCAGGGCGCGAGAGCATGACAACGGCACCGATCTACGCGTCGTCACTTCTTCTCAAGCCAGGGCTTTATGAGTTTTCCGCCGAGGTCGGAACCGCGCGGCATCAGTTCGGGATCGAGTCGAACGCCTATTCCGACATTCCGATGGGCGCTGCCACGGTCCGCTACGGGTGGACGGATACCCTCACGCTCGAAGCGCACGCGGAGGTAACGCCGAGCCTTCTCAACGTCGGGCTGGGCCATGTCGTGCAGCTGACCCCATGGCTTCGCGCATCCGGCGCCGCGAGCTTCAGCACCTACGAGAGCGAGCTCGGATCGCAGATCTTCGCCGCGCTCGAGTTCGAGAGTGTGGCCTTCACGGGCCGTGTTAGCACCCAGCGGACATTCGGTACCTATACCGATCTCGGCTGGGTGACCGCCGCAGCCGAAAGCGAGGAGTTCCGTCCCGACGATGTCATCTTGGACTTGACGAGTATCCGTCCACCCGAGGTGCTCGATCAGGTGTCGCTCGGCTTCCCGCTTGGTTTCTCGCGCTCGCAGATCAGCCTGAACGCCACCCACCTGGAGCGCGCCGGGGACGAACCGCAATACATCGTGGCCGCGGCATTTTCCTGCGCCCTCATCAACAACACGACGCTGCTCGCAACCGCGTTCAAGGATCTCGCCAGCTCCGACCACGCCGGCGCCTACATCGGTATATCGATGCCACTCGGCCAGAATGGATCCTTGACGTCGAGCGTATCCCACGATCGCGGCGGCATGGGATACGGCGTCGAATATTCGAAGCCGCGCGGCCTGGAGCCGGGCAGCTTCGGATGGCAAGCCCGTGTCATAGAAGGCGCCTCGCCCCAGCACTTGGCGGCGGGGGCCTATCGCGGCACCTATGCCGACGTGCAGGGGCGGGTGCTGCACTACGGTGAGAGCGTAACCGGTACGGCCGAGGTTGATGGTGCGATCGTGGCGTCGGGCGGCGGCATCTTCATGACGCACCGCATCGATGACGCCTTTGCCGTGGTCGATGTTGGCGCACCGAACGTCGATGTATTTCACGAAAACCGTCGCGTCGCGACAACGGACTCGTCGGGACGTGCCTTGGTGACGGGCCTGAGGTCGTATGAGACAACCAAGATCTCGATCGATCCGTTGAATCTGCCGGTCGATGCGCAGCTACCGGAAGCCGAGATCAAGGTCACGCCGGCCGACCGCAACGGAATTGCCGTCGATTTCAATGTCGAGGGCTCTGCAAGGGCCGCGCTTGTGGTGCTGAGAACGCCCGACGGAAAATTCCTGTCAGCAGGGTCTGCTGGCCGCTTGGAGGGGAAAGGCGACGAGTTCGTGGTCGGCTATGACGGACAGGCCTTCGTCAGCAATCTCTCGGATACGAACACCGTCGTCATAGAGAGCGGGAGCGGCACGTGCCGGGCCACCTTTGCCTACGTCGAGGAAACGGGCAAGCAAGTCCGCATCGACCCGGTGATCTGCCAATGA
- a CDS encoding response regulator transcription factor has protein sequence MRILLIEDEPLLGEAVATHLKKIHAVDWLQSLDEASGAVQTVAYDLLLLDVNLPDGHGLDLLRSMRGSGQYVPVIVITARDQIRDRIEGLNAGADDYVLKPFDLDELTARINSVQRRVAAIPSPRMTIGASEIDQTARKVWRDGEEIHLTAREWALLECFARRLGTIVSKAKLEEVLYNFGSEIESNAVEVYISRLRKKLGSETIRTLRGLGYRMDR, from the coding sequence ATGAGGATCCTTCTGATCGAGGACGAACCGCTACTCGGGGAGGCAGTGGCCACTCACCTGAAAAAAATTCACGCTGTCGATTGGCTGCAGTCTTTGGACGAGGCGTCGGGGGCCGTGCAAACCGTGGCATATGATCTGCTTCTCTTGGACGTCAATCTTCCCGATGGTCACGGACTGGACCTGCTGCGCTCGATGCGCGGATCCGGACAATACGTTCCGGTGATCGTCATTACCGCGCGCGACCAGATCCGCGACCGCATCGAAGGTCTTAACGCCGGGGCCGATGACTATGTCCTGAAGCCGTTCGACCTCGATGAGCTGACTGCGCGCATCAACTCCGTGCAGCGCCGCGTGGCAGCCATACCAAGCCCACGGATGACCATCGGCGCCAGCGAGATCGATCAAACGGCGCGGAAGGTCTGGCGCGATGGTGAGGAAATTCATCTCACCGCGCGCGAATGGGCCCTGCTCGAATGCTTCGCCCGACGGCTGGGCACTATCGTGTCGAAGGCAAAGCTCGAGGAGGTCCTCTACAATTTCGGCTCCGAGATCGAGAGCAATGCGGTCGAGGTCTACATCAGCCGGCTGCGCAAGAAGCTGGGCAGCGAGACGATCCGCACCCTACGCGGTCTCGGCTACCGCATGGACCGTTAG
- a CDS encoding molecular chaperone: MMKALFAIVLLGHAFAATQAANAASMRVSPTVIEIPAPGAASTLRLHNPGAKGVSVQVRVYRWTQSGGGDHLTETDSVVASPPIAALPSGKSQIVRIVRVSKDPVQGEESYRILVDEIPDGKGARSNAVTLAVRHSIPVFFSPGTPRSDSLEWSIEQIGNSLICVVHNRGEQRVRLAALQLKDLGGHLIAQQDGLVGYVLGQSSVSLPISGYGKRRLGDSIEISALTENGPIRATGTVVARD, translated from the coding sequence ATGATGAAAGCGCTATTTGCAATTGTACTGTTGGGTCATGCATTTGCTGCAACGCAAGCGGCGAATGCGGCATCCATGCGTGTTTCGCCGACCGTCATCGAAATTCCCGCGCCGGGAGCAGCCTCGACGTTGCGTCTGCACAATCCGGGCGCCAAAGGCGTCTCCGTCCAGGTGCGCGTCTACCGCTGGACGCAAAGTGGCGGCGGCGATCACCTGACGGAAACAGACAGCGTGGTGGCCAGTCCGCCCATAGCCGCACTGCCATCGGGAAAATCGCAGATCGTTCGCATCGTCCGCGTATCGAAGGATCCCGTTCAAGGCGAGGAAAGCTATCGCATTCTCGTCGATGAGATTCCCGACGGGAAGGGAGCGCGCAGCAATGCAGTCACGCTCGCCGTCCGCCATTCCATCCCGGTGTTCTTTAGCCCGGGCACGCCCAGATCCGACAGCCTCGAATGGAGCATTGAGCAGATCGGCAATTCCCTGATCTGCGTCGTGCACAACAGAGGCGAGCAACGGGTTCGGCTGGCGGCCTTACAGCTTAAGGATCTCGGCGGACACCTGATAGCGCAGCAGGACGGCCTGGTCGGTTACGTCCTCGGTCAATCGAGCGTGAGTCTGCCGATCTCCGGCTACGGAAAGCGGCGCCTTGGTGACAGCATAGAAATTTCCGCGCTGACAGAGAATGGACCCATCAGGGCAACAGGCACGGTTGTGGCGCGCGATTGA
- a CDS encoding ferredoxin reductase family protein encodes MNTLSRHRDQDKGSRAHSARHLGLPGAVVAVLFVVAALLPLIAALGSGIEPANTSTELATALGLTAAALLFLQFWSSGRYESISGRVGIDRTMGFHRLAACALLAFALLHPVTYLANSLFADPVATWSRLTAMMASPRLRSGSLALAGLIIIVSVAAVRTRPFVRYEVWRIGHGPLAVFVAGLVLHHATTTGTYSAETPLRHILIIFAGGALAAILSVYVVRPWRMWREDWHVGQVRRIGTRAIEMILHGPATTRLRFRAGQFIWMTLAPHRPPFHDHPFSIASAPAELPRLRLVINEVGDCTRTFERIAPGTRVAIDGPHGSFMVPPDKAPVILISGGAGIAPLLGMIEEAAAIGDRRPYRLLFAAREQGGLIYLDRLRELQLKVDLSIHCLVDAGQREDQIGKGPLQPNHVRDFVDGVDPQGAVALVCGPPRMMEVATDALLGAGVPENSVLYERFDFGAGKGRLDKARRNQELLVFLVIVVAMTAFSLRQL; translated from the coding sequence ATGAACACGTTGTCCAGGCATAGGGACCAAGACAAAGGATCGCGAGCGCATTCTGCGCGGCATTTGGGCCTGCCTGGCGCCGTCGTCGCGGTGCTCTTCGTTGTGGCAGCGCTTTTGCCACTTATCGCCGCGCTCGGCTCCGGTATAGAGCCCGCGAACACTTCCACCGAGCTGGCGACCGCGCTTGGGCTGACTGCTGCAGCTCTCCTATTCCTACAGTTCTGGAGCTCAGGCCGTTACGAGAGCATCTCCGGCCGCGTCGGCATCGACCGAACGATGGGATTTCACCGCCTTGCAGCGTGTGCGTTGCTCGCGTTTGCGCTGCTTCACCCCGTGACCTACCTTGCGAATAGCCTGTTCGCCGATCCTGTCGCGACCTGGAGCCGGCTCACGGCGATGATGGCAAGTCCGCGTCTGCGCAGCGGCTCGCTTGCGCTCGCGGGATTGATTATCATTGTTTCCGTGGCCGCGGTGCGCACGCGCCCCTTCGTCCGCTACGAAGTCTGGCGTATTGGCCATGGACCGCTAGCGGTCTTCGTGGCGGGTCTCGTCCTCCATCATGCCACGACCACCGGGACCTACAGTGCCGAGACGCCGTTGCGCCATATCTTGATCATATTCGCTGGCGGCGCCCTTGCGGCAATCCTCTCGGTGTATGTGGTGAGACCCTGGCGTATGTGGCGCGAGGACTGGCACGTCGGGCAGGTGCGGCGGATTGGTACCCGCGCCATCGAGATGATTTTGCACGGCCCCGCGACGACGCGGCTCCGCTTTCGCGCGGGCCAGTTCATTTGGATGACGCTCGCGCCCCATCGTCCGCCCTTCCACGATCATCCATTTTCGATCGCTTCGGCTCCGGCTGAACTTCCCCGCCTACGTCTTGTGATCAACGAAGTTGGCGATTGCACCCGAACTTTTGAACGCATCGCCCCGGGCACCCGCGTCGCCATTGACGGCCCGCATGGAAGCTTCATGGTGCCGCCGGACAAAGCGCCGGTTATCTTGATCTCCGGCGGCGCGGGCATCGCTCCGCTTCTCGGTATGATTGAAGAAGCCGCAGCAATTGGAGATCGAAGGCCCTACCGCCTTCTCTTTGCGGCACGGGAGCAAGGCGGTTTGATTTACCTCGACCGACTGCGCGAGCTGCAGTTGAAGGTTGATCTCTCTATTCATTGCCTAGTCGATGCAGGTCAACGCGAAGACCAGATTGGGAAGGGGCCGCTACAGCCGAACCATGTCCGTGATTTTGTCGACGGCGTCGATCCGCAGGGAGCGGTTGCACTCGTTTGTGGCCCGCCGCGGATGATGGAGGTGGCAACCGACGCCCTCTTGGGAGCTGGCGTTCCAGAGAACTCGGTCCTCTACGAGAGGTTTGACTTCGGCGCTGGCAAGGGGCGGCTTGACAAGGCGCGCCGAAACCAGGAGTTGCTCGTATTTCTCGTTATCGTCGTGGCGATGACAGCCTTTAGTCTGCGCCAACTCTAG
- a CDS encoding lipid-A-disaccharide synthase N-terminal domain-containing protein: MTHSAAASASDILWLGVGFVGQTLFFMRFFVQWMASERARRSVIPQAFWYFSLAGGLVLLAYAIRRADPVFIIGQATGLLIYGRNLYFIAGRSQSDGKTAG; this comes from the coding sequence GTGACCCATTCTGCAGCGGCTTCCGCCTCGGACATTCTATGGCTTGGTGTCGGATTCGTCGGACAGACGCTGTTCTTCATGCGATTCTTTGTGCAATGGATGGCGTCCGAGAGGGCACGGCGATCCGTCATTCCGCAAGCATTCTGGTATTTCAGCTTGGCGGGCGGTCTCGTCTTACTCGCCTACGCCATACGGCGCGCGGATCCAGTGTTTATTATTGGACAGGCGACCGGCCTCCTCATCTACGGTCGCAATCTCTATTTCATCGCCGGGCGGTCTCAATCCGATGGAAAGACCGCGGGGTGA
- a CDS encoding glycosyltransferase family 39 protein: protein MNSDRRNLDRLGLAGLAVLGTLVVIAIMFLPAFPIDETRYLTVAWEMRQAGNWSLPTLNFEPYSHKPPLLFWLINASWSVFGLAVWPARLVGAAATGLVIFFTHRLDRLLAPAPAPGPAASALMLLGLPLFLALGLSIMFDMLLTATVSGAMLALWFAGRSGGWKAFVAYGVAVGLGLLAKGPVVLLFTVPAAVLARLWVDPQQRAGWPLRIAASLGIGVLLGLVWALRAASIGGPEFAEMLFWQQSAGRIASSFAHARPFWFYVPVVLLFFLPLLVWRPAWLGLRMSFKIGGSARNFLLSWIVPALLGLSLISGKQIHYLLPLLPAIALLVSLGLRRVAPTNADRFTWLALGTALLMLLAALAMDCGRFLPADSGFASIAAQLDLPLVFLTGVLAIGAIAISRGSTHRMLLGLAAANVIVLASLTIQSRVIVAKSFDLQPLADVVLTLRDRPIAVAQRTRGELGFLARLERSLVYVPEEDLPSWLSQHPDGVAIVRERADRANAMLTKGTLLYRQDYRLSEVIQVISAR, encoded by the coding sequence TTGAACTCAGATCGCCGGAATTTGGATCGATTGGGCCTCGCCGGGCTTGCGGTTCTGGGTACGCTCGTTGTGATCGCCATCATGTTCCTGCCCGCGTTTCCCATCGACGAGACGCGCTATCTTACCGTTGCGTGGGAGATGAGACAGGCAGGTAACTGGAGCCTGCCCACCCTCAATTTCGAGCCCTATTCGCACAAGCCACCTCTCCTGTTCTGGCTGATCAATGCTAGCTGGTCGGTATTCGGCTTGGCGGTCTGGCCGGCGCGCCTTGTCGGCGCCGCGGCGACCGGACTTGTGATTTTTTTCACACATCGCCTTGATCGGCTGCTGGCACCTGCACCAGCGCCTGGCCCTGCAGCAAGTGCCCTCATGCTCTTGGGACTTCCGCTATTCCTTGCGCTCGGTCTCTCGATCATGTTCGACATGCTGCTTACCGCGACGGTCTCTGGCGCGATGCTCGCGCTTTGGTTCGCGGGACGATCGGGGGGATGGAAAGCATTCGTGGCATATGGCGTTGCTGTTGGTCTCGGGCTGCTCGCGAAGGGGCCGGTAGTGTTGCTGTTCACCGTACCAGCGGCGGTACTTGCGCGATTGTGGGTCGATCCGCAGCAGCGAGCCGGTTGGCCTTTACGCATTGCTGCATCACTTGGGATCGGTGTGCTGCTCGGCTTGGTATGGGCACTCCGCGCCGCTTCCATCGGTGGACCGGAATTTGCCGAGATGCTATTTTGGCAACAGTCGGCAGGGCGCATCGCATCGTCTTTTGCCCATGCCCGCCCGTTCTGGTTCTATGTGCCGGTCGTCCTGTTGTTCTTCCTTCCACTGCTTGTTTGGCGACCGGCGTGGTTAGGCCTTCGCATGAGCTTTAAGATAGGCGGGAGCGCCCGCAATTTCCTGCTGAGTTGGATTGTCCCGGCGCTTCTGGGACTAAGCTTGATCAGCGGCAAACAGATTCACTACCTGCTGCCTCTATTGCCCGCCATAGCCTTACTGGTGTCGCTTGGTCTGAGGCGCGTTGCGCCAACCAACGCGGACCGTTTCACATGGCTGGCTCTCGGGACTGCGCTTCTCATGCTCCTCGCTGCGCTCGCGATGGATTGCGGAAGGTTCTTGCCAGCGGATAGTGGCTTCGCAAGCATCGCTGCACAACTCGATTTGCCTTTGGTGTTCCTCACCGGTGTTCTGGCAATCGGGGCGATTGCGATCTCCCGTGGCTCGACACACCGCATGCTTCTCGGGCTGGCAGCCGCAAATGTCATCGTGCTGGCGAGTTTGACGATCCAATCCCGCGTCATCGTTGCCAAGTCGTTCGATTTGCAGCCGCTGGCGGACGTCGTGCTCACGCTGCGCGATCGGCCAATTGCTGTCGCTCAGAGAACGCGCGGCGAACTCGGCTTCCTTGCCCGTCTCGAGCGCTCTCTTGTGTATGTTCCTGAAGAGGACCTGCCCTCGTGGCTGTCACAGCATCCCGATGGCGTCGCCATCGTCCGGGAGCGAGCCGATCGAGCAAACGCGATGTTGACCAAAGGCACACTACTCTACCGCCAAGACTATCGCCTATCAGAAGTGATCCAGGTCATATCGGCTAGGTAG
- a CDS encoding ATP-binding protein: MATWTIKQRLIRSLITLIGLFWIFGVAAAGLVVRHEITEVFDSALRETAGEILPVALQELHRKIAHQSGSPLLTTLASSLTASRGHVHFLLRDRSGAVLLASNGGPKDPQAIPLRKGFYSHGEFRYYARFLRDESIWIAVAQDLQERQEAAIGVWLGLASPLLALLPIAALAVWRTVGRATESISRVANELEARGRNDLEPIDAAGLPAEISPVIKAVNTLMMRLKAALDSERAFAANAAHELRNPIAALRVQIQLLAGNLRATGESSRVESIEAQLGRLSRRVEKLLQMSRAEAGLGHSRERTDLLAIAALIVDDYRQQSGVGRRLRFQIEDDESFWVGMDQDALAIVLRNVIENAIHHGIDTEPIEVRVGRDHTLRVVNACEAVPPHILRELTNRFRRAGARQGVGSGLGLTIVDMIMRQAGGLVALASPAEGRPDGFQIVLKFPSMI, encoded by the coding sequence ATGGCGACCTGGACGATCAAGCAACGCCTCATCAGGTCATTGATTACGCTGATCGGCTTATTCTGGATCTTCGGCGTCGCAGCTGCGGGTCTTGTGGTTAGACACGAGATCACCGAAGTTTTCGACAGCGCTCTGCGAGAAACGGCTGGAGAGATTCTTCCCGTCGCTCTTCAAGAGCTCCACCGCAAGATTGCGCATCAAAGCGGCTCTCCTCTCCTGACGACCCTAGCGAGTTCTTTGACGGCAAGTCGTGGCCACGTGCATTTCCTATTGAGGGACCGCAGCGGCGCTGTCCTGCTCGCGTCAAATGGCGGGCCCAAGGACCCGCAAGCGATCCCGCTCAGGAAGGGCTTCTACAGCCACGGCGAGTTCCGATATTACGCGCGCTTCCTACGCGACGAAAGCATATGGATCGCGGTCGCCCAGGATCTGCAAGAGCGGCAAGAGGCTGCCATCGGCGTGTGGCTTGGGCTTGCTTCTCCGCTGCTTGCGCTGTTGCCAATTGCCGCCTTGGCCGTGTGGCGGACGGTCGGCCGCGCGACCGAATCCATCTCGCGCGTGGCGAACGAGCTTGAAGCACGCGGCCGCAATGATCTCGAGCCGATCGATGCCGCAGGCCTTCCGGCCGAGATTTCTCCCGTGATCAAAGCCGTCAATACGCTCATGATGCGCCTCAAGGCCGCGCTCGATTCCGAGCGTGCGTTCGCGGCCAACGCCGCGCACGAGCTGCGTAATCCGATTGCGGCTCTGCGAGTGCAGATCCAGCTGCTCGCTGGCAACCTCCGAGCCACGGGGGAGAGCTCGCGGGTCGAGAGCATCGAAGCGCAGCTCGGTCGCCTGAGCCGTCGCGTGGAGAAGTTGCTTCAGATGTCGCGCGCTGAAGCCGGTCTTGGCCACTCACGGGAGCGCACGGATCTTCTCGCTATCGCCGCGCTGATTGTCGATGACTATCGCCAGCAGTCCGGTGTGGGTAGGCGGCTGAGGTTCCAGATAGAAGATGACGAGAGTTTCTGGGTCGGAATGGATCAGGACGCCCTCGCCATCGTGCTGCGCAATGTGATCGAGAACGCGATCCATCACGGAATCGATACAGAGCCGATCGAAGTCCGCGTCGGACGCGACCACACCCTCCGCGTCGTCAACGCCTGCGAAGCCGTCCCGCCACATATTTTGAGAGAGCTGACAAACCGATTCCGCCGCGCCGGCGCGCGACAGGGGGTTGGCAGCGGCCTTGGCCTTACGATCGTGGATATGATCATGCGCCAAGCTGGCGGATTGGTAGCGCTCGCTTCACCGGCCGAGGGACGGCCGGATGGCTTCCAGATTGTGCTTAAGTTTCCTAGTATGATTTGA
- a CDS encoding ATP-binding protein → MLNIGEQRGTQARGSSLGLAIVRDLMQLYGGSIRIDRSDLGGLKVILEVPVFS, encoded by the coding sequence GTGCTCAACATCGGTGAGCAACGTGGAACGCAAGCGCGCGGCTCCAGTCTTGGCCTGGCGATCGTACGCGATCTTATGCAACTCTATGGCGGATCGATCCGGATTGACCGATCCGATCTCGGCGGACTCAAAGTGATCCTCGAAGTTCCGGTCTTCTCATGA
- a CDS encoding glycosyltransferase family 2 protein yields the protein MYATIVLPAHNEEDCIGPLLREIICASRALPVREIIVVDDGSMDRTAERAIAACSDNAMLRIIRHGSRHGQSRALLTGIRAASHDLIVTLDADGQNDPADLGKLFAAYASRQAQTTHLIVAGQRLRRRDSFVRRASSRIANGIRAVLLNDNVRDTGCSLKLFRRQDFLELPFFDHVHRFIPAMMKGAGVAVVLVDVNHRPRKAGRSKYGVWDRLWVGIHDLIGVRWLLKRQIGNVKLEDVL from the coding sequence GTGTACGCGACCATCGTTCTTCCGGCCCATAATGAGGAGGACTGTATTGGTCCCCTCCTGCGGGAAATCATCTGTGCCAGCCGTGCCCTTCCGGTGCGGGAGATCATCGTGGTTGATGACGGCAGTATGGACCGGACGGCCGAACGCGCCATCGCCGCCTGTAGCGACAACGCGATGCTGCGCATCATTCGCCATGGTAGTCGCCACGGCCAAAGTCGTGCCCTGCTGACTGGCATCCGGGCCGCATCACACGACCTGATCGTCACACTCGATGCCGATGGGCAGAACGACCCTGCCGATCTCGGCAAGCTCTTTGCTGCCTATGCGAGCCGGCAGGCGCAGACTACCCATCTGATCGTTGCCGGGCAGCGGCTCCGCAGGCGAGATTCTTTCGTACGGCGTGCCTCCTCTCGGATCGCAAACGGCATTCGCGCAGTCTTGCTGAACGACAACGTACGCGACACCGGATGCAGTTTGAAGCTGTTCCGGCGGCAGGATTTTCTTGAGCTTCCGTTCTTCGATCACGTCCATCGGTTCATTCCCGCGATGATGAAGGGCGCCGGAGTGGCGGTCGTTCTCGTAGACGTCAATCATCGGCCGCGTAAGGCCGGCCGATCCAAGTATGGAGTTTGGGACCGTCTATGGGTGGGCATTCACGATTTGATCGGCGTGCGCTGGCTTTTGAAGCGCCAGATCGGAAATGTCAAACTGGAGGACGTGCTGTGA